Genomic segment of Microcebus murinus isolate Inina chromosome 14, M.murinus_Inina_mat1.0, whole genome shotgun sequence:
CTGGGAACAGAACAATCGGGGACAGGAGAAGAGGCAGAGCTGAGGATGAAGGGTGGGTGCAGAGCTTTGCAGGAAGGTGATCAGGGCTGGGATCTGATAATTGGTATCTCTTAATTGGTGTGTTGAATcatttatgtttaaagaaatcaTTGATATGCTtttaggtctaccatttgattaGTTGTCTGTTAGTTCCCtctgatttttcttcctctgtttcctctttcttgccttctttggcttattttcccattttcatattatattttaatttacctaTTGTGTTTTCAACTGTGTCTCTTTGTATAGCTTTACAGCGGCCCCTCTAGGGATTACAGTACACACGTAGCTTTTCACAGCCCGCCTACAATCAGTATTTCACTTTTTCGAGTAGAATGTGGAGACTCGCTGAGCATATAGACACCTGGACTCTTCCCCCACTCATGTTGGAGTGGGCACACGTGTTACATCTGCACACATTAAAATGCCATCTGACAACATTATAATCTTTTCTTTGAGCCAGTCAACATATTTCACACAATTCCGTGAAAGAGGAGTTACTATTTTACccagatatttaccatttctgtgtCTTCCTTTATTCCTGATGCTCCCAATTTCCTTCTGGCATCATATCTCTTCCTTTAACAGTTTAGAGTCCCTATGTTTATGGTTCACAATTTTGCATCCTTAGTGTTTAAGTTTCTTATTCTAGAAAATCTCAAGCATCTACcaagatggagagaaagagtCACGAGCCCTGTGTGCCACCGTCAGCTTCAATGGGCAGCCATGGCCTGTGTCATTTTAATTAGACCCCTCACAGTCCCCAACTTCTTTCCCCTGAGTTACTTGGAAGCAAATTCCATGCCATTTGATccataagtattttttctttttcttttccccctttcatcCCAGTAGAGATTGTTCCATtgcacataaatattttagtatgtttatGAAAGATGAggatctattaaaatatataactatgctgtcattgttatatttaaaatgtaatattgttTTAATGTCTTACTATCATAATTATTCAGACAATGTTTAATTTGGCCTTACAatctcaaaaatatgttttttaaaagatctgtTCATTTGAATCAGATCCTAAAGAAGGTACATACATTCCCATTGATGGTCACTTAAGTCTCTTCATCTATAGATTCCCCTTCTGTCactttttccttgaaatatatttgttgaaggaacCAAGtcatttcttctgaaaattttccaaatgtggGTTTAACTGGTTACATCCTTTTAGGGTCATGCAACAAATTCCTCTGTCCCACGACTTCCTGTAGATTATTAGATCTAGAGACTTGATTGgatccagaattattttttagcaAGATTACTTCACAGGTGGTCCTGTTGTATCATTGGaatctaaaatgaatttttaagtatttgatgTGTCTGAATcaatgagaattatttttcctataaatgCTTTAATTGTCCCATCTTTTGTCAATGGGACCCTCTTCAAGTTGGTTCCTGAGTCCTTTTAACATGGCTCTAGGAATCTGCAGGAGCTTCTTTTCTTTCCAGTATAATATTTTGTGGACTCTCCTTCTCTGGCCAGGAATGAACTGTTTTTTCAAGGAACTAGAGTTCCTTTTTGTATCAGCTGGTTAGTAGAATCACAGTGGCTCAGGGATGTCATCAGAGTCTGGCCATAAGAACATATGCAGAGCTCCCACTGGAGGGCCTCCTCTCTTCCGgaagggtgttttttgtttgcGTGTTTTTAATCAGTGTAGCATCAATATTCTGTGGAGCTGGTTGTGGAGCTTTTCATCTGCTactattcttccttttcagttATAAGTTGCCTATTGTTGCCATCACTGTCAGATTAGTGGCTACCAGTGGACAGGGAGTGATGTGTATTTGGATCAGTGGTATTTGGGGCCTGTCATTTTCCAGTGGTGAGACACTTACACATTGCGTTTCAAATAGGAACCACCCAGAACTATATTTCTCCAACAAACTCACACATAATTCACCATTGAATTTGTGAATACAGTTGATACTTCCTTGTTATTGCCAAGTTATTTTTCTACTGACGAGTGGGAAGAAGTAGGTAGGGGAACTGTGGGGCATGTTGACCCATTGCAGTGAGCCCAGGTCAATATCATCTGAGAGTCTCTGCTTTCACCTGGAAGGAAGAGGCACTAGTGGAGAGATTTCTAGAACCTAGAGAAGGGGAAATTGGGGCTGGGAAAATGAAGGCTTCTGGTGGCAGACCCACGTACAATGTGCCTCTAGGCCATAGAAATCCTACTCTCACAAGTCCAGCCCTGATACTGTGCAGAAGCCAGGCTCAAGGTTCCCTTCCTACCGCTGGGATGCAGCTGACTGGGCTTCTCCTGTCCTCGTCTCCCTCCAGCTTCTAGAGATGTGGCTGAATTCCAGGAACGACCACGAGCGGGAACGGGCCATGTGGTGTGCTACCTGTCTTCTTGGCTTTACTGTCAAAATGAATAACTTCCAAGTGAGTGGCCACCTGCCCCAGAGCCTGCCCTCACCCCTATCCTTGTCCCCAGCTTCATCACATCTGTGCCCTGGCCTCGGTCACTAGGCCTCAACCTCTGCCCCCACTTCCTCCTGTGCATCCCGTCTGTTCTCTCCTTTCTTCGtctttcctctcccccacccccacatcttCCGTGTCATCTTTGTCCATCTGCCAAGTCCATGTGACTCCGCATGCTTCAGTCTCCATTCCCATCACCAAGCAGTCACTGGACACTCACCGTGGCCAGGCAACGTGCCAGGTGCCAGAGCGGAAATGGAGATGACCAGGACAGTTCCCTCAATGCCCTGATGCACGTGCAagcccagggaggtgggaggaatatATGGAAACACATGATGCAAGTGAGGGAATCATGGAGAACTTGATAGAGGGCAGGTCTGAGCTGGGCTGAAAGAGGAGGGGGGTGTCAGCGGCAGAGAAGGGGCACAGTGTCAGGTCCCGCCCCAGCTGTGTGGGCGAACGCGCTTTCCAGCCGGCCCTCAACGcattccttcccttttccctctcctAGTCTCACAGCTCAGGTCTCTGGCACATGCGTCCCCTCCTCCTCGCTTTTCCCCTGTGACAGCCCAGTCCGGAGCAGTGGCTGGGATAACTTGTGACTTCCCGCTCTTGTCCCCAGGTGGAAACTCCGTTCCCCCGGCTGGGGCACCTGGTGCGGATGCTGGCCATGCACTGCCAGGACCCAGTGGACGGCGTCCGCTCCTTGGCCGCCGAGGCCGTCTACAACCTCTACCGTATCCTCCTGCTGCAAAAGCGTACGCACAGCCCTGTCTCGTCCCCTCCAACCTCCGCACACGCTCGTCCAGAAGAGTGAGGGCCTAGAATTTACCTGAGCACATCATTTCCCTGGCGTGACCTGCCTCGAAACACCTGCAGTGACCCTCTTGGGACAAAATACCTGCTCAAGAAAGAGTTCTTTTGGATCAGTTCCTCTGTCTGGCTGAGCTCCATGCTCATACCCAGTTCTGTCTCTGCTCTGAGGAAGCAAAGTGGGGACTCCCTACACAGGAGCCATCGGCATTCCTTATGGTgatgtcccctcctcccctgcacacCCCACCAATCCCCAAGCTGGCTTAGCTCCGTAGGTGCCttgggccaggccaggcagcctgggaaGCCTTCTGAGTGCCTGAGGGGTGGGCCTGCGGTCTTTGTTTCAGAGATGACGAGGGAAACACAAGGGCCATTGGAGGGAAAGGGCACGAGTGAAGCGTACAGTCCCCACAGCTTCTATGACAACACCATTCAGATTGGCAAGGTGAGGGCGTGGGGCCAGACACAAACTGGGGAGAGCCGGGGCCTCTCATTTACGTGATGTTCCAGCCCCCTCGGGTGGGACTCTTGTATCCCACCTGCGTTCCCTCTCTGACTGGCTGTGAAGGTTTCCTTTGGGGGACTGTCCCTGTGTGATAGAAGGTCCAGTCCTGGGGTTCAGAACACTCTCCCTTGAGCATCCTGGGTCCTGGTTGTTTGTCATGGCCTGTCCCCAGAATTATTGGTTTCATGCACCTGATGCTTCCTGCCTCAGAGAAATGGCACTAAGAACCCTAGCGCCAGCCCCTCTCTCCCACTGCTCAGCCTCTGCAGCCCCTGACCTCTGAGCCCCACATTGCACCTGAGGTAGGTGTTtcagcctcccacccccaaagACTCTGGCTGTTGGACAGTGTCCTTTGGAAGCTCGGCAGACAGCACAGGCCTAGGACAAAAGGGCATCTTGCTCCTGAGAGGGGTTCCCCCTCGTCCCCTTGCCAGGAGGGGTGGTCTCGGCCATCTGAGGCAGGGTGCCCGAGCCCAGACTGATGGCCGGTGTTGCAGGCGTTTGCAGAGTACTTCACCGAGATCCAGCTCTGCGAGAACTCAGCACTACAAAACACCtaaaagaaattagcttgacaCGGGAGCGCACCCGTGTACTCCTAGCTCTATCAGTGACTGGCCTTGAGAATGGGGGAACATTACTCAATCTCTATGcctgagtttcttcatctgtatcaCAAAGATAATAGTGCTGATCTTTAAGGTTGTTTTAAGTActgaataaaatatgcataaaacacTGAGCTTTGCTTGGCACATAGATGTCCCACAATACATTGATGTTACATGGCTTAGGCTTCTGGACTAGGGCAAGGGATAGTGTTGTTAGTGGCAGGTAGGGAACATCCTTATAGCTGTGGTCAAGTAAAAATGAGTTTCTCAGCAGCAATGCTACATCTAGAACACTGATAACTAGACAGCAGTGTCTGTTCCCTTTGGGCTCTAACCCTGGTTTTAATTTTGACCCTTGACATTTGGAATGCGTCCAGCCTCTAGAAGTCCAATTTGTGATCCATTGCACCATGGAGCCACCTTGACCCTTGATATTCTATACCTCTTAGGCCCTCTGTCCCTGTTTTCAAAACTGAGGTCTCTGCTGCAGTCCTCCAGAGATTTCACCTTGCCTCCCCACCGCACCCTCCCTCCAATATAGACTTCCCAAATCCCCTGGACAAGGGGAAGATTTTCCTAAGGAAAGTACTTCTAGTTACACTTAACACCCACATCCTGTGCCCAAGAAATCCTGGGGTCaagaaatcctttttaaaatgccTTACCTCTTTGCTGTTGGAACTGAAGCCCAGATCATTTCTTGTGatctaagtaaaaattaaatcaacacGATGCTGTAGTCTGATGGGTTTGAAGAATATAAGTGAAAAGTTTTGTTGAGCCAAGATTCTTTCTGTTGTCTTTCTACTCTTCATACTAATGAATTGTCTGTTTCCATTTACCATGTTCCCATGCTAACATAACCCGCACCACTTTAACCACCTTCCAAcaccctcttcctcttctctacAGTGTTCTCCACGTAGCAGCTAGATTCTCTGTAATGCATGAACACTGGATCCTGCCCCTCCCTCGCTTCATGTAATGCATGAACACTggatcctgcccctccctgcccctccctccccttcagtAGCTTCCCACTGCTCTGAGGCTCACAGGCTGGCCCTGGGGGttctggcctctgcctgcccctcccacctcagcctacatCACTCTCCCTTTTCAGAAGCTGCAGCCAACCGGAACTTTCTGCAGCATGAATAGATCCCTCCCCCCCTGGGAATGCATCTGCCCTCAGGCTGCACATGGCAGGCTCCCAGGCTTTAGATCTGGGCTCAAATGCCAGGTTCCCAGAGAGGCATTCCCCGACTGGCCTGTCTGAAGGGGTCCTTCCCAGTGATTCTCTCTCATTAGTCCATTCAGCTTCCTTCTTTGGGCTGAATTTGTGTTTCCTGatgattttttctttccccaacctGTTAACTGCTTGAGGGTGGGGACTCTGTCTCTTTTGGTCACCACTGTGTTggcagcacctagcacagtgccaggtgataggaagtactcagtaaatagttGCTGACTGAATTCATGATTGTTTGTATTAATAACAGTGAAAAATTGCAAACAATCTAAGTATTCACTAGTAGAGGGTTCATCAAAAAAGATATGATAGAATCATGTGATTGGATTTTATGCTGTCTAGAGGAATATTTTGTGggataaaaaatgttaatgtaggccgggcgtggtggctcacgcctgtaatcctagcactctgggaggccgaggcgggcggattgctcgaggtcaggagttcaaaaccagcctgagcaaaagcaagaccccgtctctagtataaatagaaagaaattaattggccaactaatatatatatatataaattagccgggcgtggtggcgcatgcctgtagtcccagctactcgggaggctgaggcagaaggattgcttgagcccaggagtttgaggttgctgtgagctaggctgacgccacggcactcactctagcctgggcaacaaagtgaaactctgtctcaaaaaaaaaaaaaaaaaaaatgttaatgctattttggtaaataaaagttttatctATATTAGGTATTTGTCTATATTAGATATCTAAATATAGGTACCAAGCTAGTAGCAGTGTTATCTCTGGAGGTgagagatttttcttcctttccttttttaaaaacataatttttattttaaatatttcctccaaTGAAGCAAGTGTGGCTTTGATCATGAGAAAAATGATTCTAAATGCAATCATGTGAAAATGACCTGGTGTGTGAAGTGGAGGAGGATGAGGTTGGGCCGACAGTCCTCAGGGTCTGGAGCCTTAGTTGACttccttcttgtttcagctctggAACGTGTAGAAGACGATGGGGACCAAACCATAACATCTTTGGCCCAAGCCATACTGGGAGAAGTTGGGAGCAATCCTGCCTCCCAGTTCCCCACTCCAAGGAGGACCATACTGGGCATCAGAATCCCACAGACGAAGACACACctcttcaaaaaaggaaaaaacgaCCCTCGTCAAAAGAGCTGTCCCCGACAAATTCGAGACTTCTTTCACAGGTGGCGCAACAGGCGCGTTATGGATGCTCCACCACGAGAGGCTACAAGAACTGAGGCACAAGAACATCTCAAGGTCCACacgaggccaggcacggtggcatgcCCCTGGAGTCCCAGccgctcaggaggctgaggcaggaggatcgcttcaggccaggagttcaagctgcAGTgaacaaccatcaccaccaccaccaccaccgccaccaccacaacaacaaCGACCAAACAGAAACCTACTGTGTCTGCCTACTGTCTACAGAAACCTACTGTCAAATCTGCCTCCTCAGTTTTAATCCAAAGCAGCCCCTTGCCTGGGACCAAAAATAGTCTCACTGACATCTGGACAAACAAGTGGGAGCAGCTTTAGTACCCCAAGCTAAATATTAACTCGCAAATGGCTTTTAATCAGAACCAATTCTTTAAGGGGACtcttattgtttttacttttttaagagacacagtcttgttctgtcacccatgctggggTGTAATGGCACTTTCACAGCTTagtgcagcctggaactcctggcctcaagcaatcctcccgcctcagcttcctgagtagttgggactcaGGCAACATGCCCGTACCAAGctagtttattttttacattttactttttatattgttaaaatattttttcaagccAAAGTGTCACGAGCAGCACAAGGACACAGATAACCAGGCCTGCACACATTTGTGTTTCTCCACAATTGGaacaaaatggtaaatatttgtttctctaaACATAGCTAATGTAGAAAGGGTACAGTTAAGATATGGTGTGAAAGACTAAAATGTTACACATATTTAGGACACTATGATATGATGAAGcatacatatttgtttttgtccctggttcctggctTATAACTCCCATAGCCCTTCTACAGTCTTCTGTTATAATGTTGGTGGATTTAGGCCTCAGAAGTAGGActctgaaaacagaaattttcctTTGACCTTCTCTCATCCTCTTTTCACCTGCCCGAGACAGGACTCTAATCTGCTTGTGGGTCacaagaccctcattccagagagggtcctgccccattcCTAGGCAGAAGGAAAGCTGCGCAACGAGGCCAAGAGGAATCTTTCACAGGGTTTGCTGGGTTTCCCACTCAGTCTAATAGTGTTAGGTCATAtgctttttgtccaatcacatttctacgtGGTTGTCAATCATGCCTATCCAATGAAGTCTCCCTAAAAGGCCCAAAACGACAGGGTTCAGGGAGCTCCCAGACAGTTGGACGGCTGGAGGCTCACAGGGAGGTCAGCCAGAACTCCCACCCACGTGCCAGGAGGGTGGTGCTCCAGCGCCGCAGAGACAGAAGCTTCAGCGCTGGTCCCTCTGTTTGCAATGTTCTCATGACTTGCCAGTTTCCTACCCcttcatctggctgtttattGGCATCGTATAAAACCGGTCCTTTGTGATAAGCCAGCAAGGGcaagtgtttccctgagtccgggagctgctctagcaaattaatgaAGATTTTCATAAAATTAGCAAGAAGTaatgagaacagaaaaaacaaagtatCAAAAAAATGCTTGCCagtgaaaactaaaacaatgcaCAATACATAGTTTGGAGATTACTATAAGTGGAGTCAAAGAAGAACACAGAATGTATAAACAGGCCTCACTGCTGAGTCATAGAAAGCCTGTGTGTGCATTAGGAGAAGAATTGTTCTTCCTAGCCCTGAGTTTTGAAAAGGGTTTGTTAAGGTCTTTGAGTTAATTCTATGATGTCGCCATCTAATGTAGTTTAGTGAAAATTGCAGCGGTCGTCCACATGGGGCTAACTTCTGCTTTTACCTTTGCgactgttggggctcagaaactgatGTCCCTGTGACACTTTGACAGGCTGAACTGAAGAAGCctccaggtctgtctgacctCACCCTCCCCACTGTCTCCCCCAGAGGAGTGGAAGTTCCTGCATCTGCCTAAGACCCAGACCCCCCAAGGAGAACAattgttccttttcttcccctccccaagAGACTGGGAGTCTCAGCACATCTGCGCAGACTCATTTAGAAGATGATGTTCTGCCCCTCAGCCTCACTCAGATTCCACAGAGAGCCCCCTGGGGGTCACTTTCTCTCGCCAGCCAATCACTCTCCCTGGCAATCACTCATTGCCCTCAACAGAATCCTCTTCTCCCATCCCATAGCCCGTTCTTCCAgggcccaggccccgcccttTCTGTCCCTCAAGGTGGTGCAGAAGTGTCTCTGCCTCCCTGGGTGGGGTCTCCGTCCTGAGGAGAATGTCCTCGCACATCCGCGTGCGCACTGAGACACGTGTGCCCTTGTCTCCTGGTGCTCAGTCTGCCTCCCGCAGTGCTGCTCCGTGACCTCCCAGGCCCAGGCCTCCCAGCGCAGAGCCTCGTGTGACGCCAGGAGTTCAGCTCTCCGCATAGAAgcctctggggtggggacaggatcTGGATTCCGAGCCCAGGATTCGCTGCCTCTGTGCTCTGCATTCCCACTGCCTGTGTGGCAGTGCCAGCGGGCAGGCCTGGTTCCTCCCGAGGGTGCTGAGGGAAGGGTCTCTCAGGCCCCTTCCTTGGCTAGTGGGTGgccgtctcctccctgtgtcccatCACATgccatcccctccccttcctccagtgCCCGTCTGCATCCTTTGTAATAAGGACCCCAGTCCTTATCAAGGACTAGGACCACCCTAGTGGCCTCATGGTAACTGAGCACATCTGGggtgaccctatttccaaataaggtcccattctgagacataggggttaggacttcaacataggcACTGTGGGCAGATACAGTTCAACACACATCAAGGACCCACAGGGGAAATTCTGGTCTTTCAGTAGGAGTAGTGTTCTCAGAGCAGTCAGTTTGCTTTCAAAACTTGTAAACACTGGCACTCATGTGACTGGCGTGCTCTGTGTGCACATGGGCTGGGTGACGCTGAGAGCCCAGGGTGGCTCCCCCTGGCAAGTAGGTGGGGTCCCATGCTGGACAGTGTTTGGCTTTATTTCTTGGGGGTGGCTGTCTATCCACCTTCTCACCTTGTTCTCATTGTTAACTGGCAGCGTTTATGTACAACCCGACAAACCACTTACATTCCTTTTCAGAGTGGTAAGCTGTGCAGCTGAACAAAGAAGCTCTGTCCTGCTTCTTGGGCtcaaattttacttcttcctttctcttgttttcctggCTATTCCGTAGCCAATTCCCTTGCTTTCCTTTCCTGGGCTGGTCCCAGAGGGTGCTGTCATGTTTACAGCCAGACCTTCTTCGAAGGCCTTACTGAAAAGGGGAAAGACCATCAGGAAGCTTCTTGTTTGCCTTTATTTCTGAAGATCATTTTTCTTCCTGCAGGGAACGTGCTCAGGTCTTGTCTGTGGGGCCCTCTCCTGGCTCCTTGACCTCCAGTAGAAGGACGGACCAGAAGAGGCGCGTGTCCTTGAACCTGGACCCAGCCCTGGGGGATGAGAAACCCGCcccctttctctgtcttcctgctGAGAGGCCGCAGATGCCTGGGGCCTGGAGAACCACCCTGGCGACTCAGTGTATGCAGAGGAAAGAAGGGGACCTGGTGGACCAACTAAAGGTGCGATCTGGGGCACGAAGGAGTGACCAAGGAGAAAGGGCGTCAGTGATGACTTTGGGTCAGTTCCGAGGCAGCAGCATGCTCCTCTTCGGCTCAGTGGTGTCTGTCAGCTCTTCCCTCAGCGCTCCTGAGTCGACGGCGCGCCCTGTGCTGACTTTTCTGCACCAGTGGCAACAGGCTTCTCCTGACAAGGGCTGGCAGTTCCACTGGgcaccccccctcccccgggaAACAGCCTTGTGGTTGCCACCAGCAGCGTGACTCAGTGGCTGCAGACTCAGCCAGGGAAGGGATCTGGCTGAGAGGATGTGGCTGTGGGAGGGGGTGCAGGCAGTCCTCTGTGAGCAGCCAGGCTGGGCCTGCGGGGTTGGGGGTCTGGGGAAAGGGGTGACGGCAGCCTGGAGCGGGGGCGGGGAAGCGGAGCTGCCCTGTGCGGAGAGTGGGCTGGGTAGCCGCGGAAGCTTCAGGAAAGACCTGCTCGGGGCTTCCTGCACGAGTGTCCTTCATGGCTGCCTTGGGGGGGAGCAGGTGAGGGGGGGACATGAGAAGAAACCTGCAGCGGGTCCGTCCTGACACGCAGCTTGGGTGGGCAGCCATGCGCCTGGCAAGTGTCCTCtcctggaggggctggggcctggccaaGCAGTGTCCCGCTGCATGGGGACTCAGGGGTCACTGGCTAAGTTGTCCTCACCCAGGAGTTGGGCAGCATGACACAAGGTGGCTCCATCAGGCCTGGACACCCGCGCTGAGACATGATCCAGAGACAGGAAGAAGACCCCCAAGTCTCCTCCACCTCAGCAACTGGCTTTTCAACTTTTACCCTCccaaagaaaacaggagaataCTGTCTTCTTTGACCTGCCACATCTTTAAACAGAGAGGAAAAGCTGCTAATTAGACAGGTCAAACATGATATTTGACTGTTATTTGGTAGGTATGATTTAACTGTTTTCTTGCTAATTCCTGAATTTGGGTAGACTTTGGAAACAGGCATCACATGTGGAGAATTCAGTGCGACCCAGAAAGGACTTACTTAGGTTTCAAAAGCCGTGGGGAGCTGAGCCGGCAGCCATGTCCCAGGGCAGCGCCCCACCCAGGGCGGGCGCCACAGGGGCGGGAGGAGCCTGCCCGTCCCCATGGCCCTCCTGCGCTTcctctggtctccctgcctcgGAGCAGCGTGGCGCTGTAACCGTTTATGCACGAACACTATAAGATGGCCTGAAATCCTTATGGCCTTGAATTTGTAAAGCACTTTTCATGGCATTGGGCCTTTCTGATATTCCAGTGAAATAGCTGCATTCCACGCTTGTGGATCCTGGGCCCTAAGAGGTTTCATGATTCATCTGTTTTCTCGGCATGAGTGAGGGATGGAGCTAGTATTAACACCTGGGACCTAAATTTCCAGTTTCCtgaatttccattttgaaaatcagTATTCTTTTAACTAGAAAGTCTTCATAAGAACATACATTTAACATCTGCAGGGGGCTTTTTTTCTTACTCCCACCCCTACTCCTTACTCCTCACACGAGATAGAGTgtgtcatccccattttgcaggtgaggagacCGAGGGTCAGAGGTGAGATGACTCGTCCAGAGCCACACAGCTTGGGAAGTGGCGGCTCTGGTACCAGAACTCAGGCTGCTTTCTGGTGCACCAGAGGTTCTCAGTGTTTGGAGGAAGCATGGGGGCATCTGAGGTTTCCTTGGGGGCAGCATGTGAGGTGAGGTGAAATGGGGGGTCCTAGTATCTCCAACCACTGTCCTTGGTTCAGTCAGCAGTCAGATGAGCTCCAGTTTGTGTGTTTCATATATCTGTCATTGCACATGGAACTTTTGAGGAAAGGGTCTGTCGCTCC
This window contains:
- the LOC142875396 gene encoding maestro heat-like repeat-containing protein family member 7; amino-acid sequence: MVESQAGLGRRQQRRAPRHVLRECALPARLAEEVSDPSEGRANVGLFSMTMQSLRSLLEALVTEKPTEIQSCLELLEMWLNSRNDHERERAMWCATCLLGFTVKMNNFQVETPFPRLGHLVRMLAMHCQDPVDGVRSLAAEAVYNLYRILLLQKQMTRETQGPLEGKGTSEAYSPHSFYDNTIQIGKPLQPLTSEPHIAPEAFAEYFTEIQLCENSALQNT